Proteins from a genomic interval of Collinsella sp. zg1085:
- a CDS encoding ATP-binding cassette domain-containing protein → MAVEVKYVTKHFGPDTVLDKVSIVAPTSQVTGLQGINGSGKTMLMRAICGLIHIDEGEIWIDDTLLGTDMEFPPHVGVLLEQASFLGDKTAFWNLYQLARIKGLIGEDEVRDALKKVGLDPDLRKPFKKYSQGMRQRVGIAAAIMERPNLLILDEPTNALDEAGIALLEDILHEACAWGATVIVSCHDTEILQAFTHQIYHLRNGQVIDWTQHA, encoded by the coding sequence CAAGCACTTTGGTCCGGATACCGTGCTTGATAAGGTTTCAATTGTGGCTCCCACATCTCAGGTTACCGGTCTACAAGGCATCAATGGTTCTGGTAAAACCATGCTTATGCGTGCTATCTGTGGTCTTATCCATATTGATGAGGGTGAAATCTGGATAGATGATACTTTGCTTGGAACCGACATGGAGTTTCCACCTCATGTGGGCGTGTTACTTGAGCAGGCATCATTTCTTGGAGATAAAACAGCTTTTTGGAATCTCTACCAACTTGCCCGCATTAAAGGCTTGATTGGCGAAGATGAAGTGCGAGATGCTCTCAAAAAAGTAGGCCTTGACCCAGATTTGAGAAAACCTTTTAAGAAATACTCCCAAGGTATGCGCCAGCGTGTAGGTATTGCAGCAGCAATTATGGAAAGACCTAACTTACTCATCTTAGATGAGCCTACCAATGCTCTTGATGAAGCAGGTATAGCTTTGTTAGAAGATATTTTGCATGAAGCCTGTGCATGGGGTGCTACGGTTATTGTGTCGTGTCACGATACAGAGATTCTTCAAGCCTTTACCCATCAAATATATCATCTGAGAAATGGTCAGGTTATTGATTGGACACAACATGCATAA
- a CDS encoding iron-containing alcohol dehydrogenase family protein, producing the protein MRSVQMSNYTVGEDCFDAIPEALAPYGATSVVLVGGARALAAAAPGIQAVLAKTNIQVLDTIVYGTDSSQTNVDKLAANPNFRDADVAFAIGGGKAIDTVKTAALELNKTVFSVPTICSNCSAATAIAVVYNDDGSLNRYSYPQAPAHIFINPKVIAEAPAEYFWAGIGDALSKQPEVVYATSEDELSHTAELGLALALTCSEPLFSYGPQALLDVRANRSTEAVKRIALDIVVNTGYVSNLTNQPDFYYNSSLAHAFYNATTRIEREGHYLHGEVVSFGVLVLFAYAHNQEEFERYAHFNRELGLPVTLAELGLDESHLDALATFAQDTNEWRQGHPQPFEPSLFIDAIRAADAYGQSLL; encoded by the coding sequence ATGCGCAGTGTTCAAATGAGCAACTATACCGTTGGTGAGGATTGCTTTGACGCAATTCCTGAGGCGCTCGCGCCCTATGGCGCTACATCGGTGGTGTTAGTGGGCGGAGCACGCGCACTAGCAGCGGCGGCACCCGGTATTCAGGCTGTGCTTGCAAAGACAAACATACAGGTACTGGATACCATTGTGTATGGTACCGACTCTTCTCAAACAAATGTTGATAAACTCGCGGCTAATCCTAACTTTCGAGATGCTGATGTTGCCTTTGCTATCGGTGGCGGCAAGGCTATCGATACGGTAAAAACAGCGGCGTTGGAGCTTAATAAAACAGTCTTTTCGGTGCCAACAATTTGCTCAAATTGTTCAGCTGCTACAGCAATTGCCGTGGTCTATAACGACGATGGCTCGCTTAATCGTTATTCGTATCCGCAGGCACCTGCGCATATCTTTATTAACCCCAAGGTAATTGCCGAGGCACCGGCTGAGTATTTCTGGGCGGGTATTGGTGACGCACTTTCAAAGCAGCCTGAGGTTGTGTATGCCACCAGCGAAGATGAGCTTTCTCATACAGCCGAGCTGGGACTCGCGCTTGCGCTCACTTGCTCCGAGCCGCTGTTTAGTTATGGTCCTCAAGCGCTTCTTGATGTGCGGGCAAATCGTTCAACCGAGGCAGTTAAGCGAATCGCTCTCGATATTGTTGTAAATACCGGCTATGTAAGCAATCTTACCAACCAGCCAGACTTTTATTACAACTCCTCTTTAGCGCATGCTTTCTATAATGCAACTACTCGTATTGAGCGTGAGGGTCATTACCTGCACGGAGAGGTTGTTAGCTTTGGCGTATTGGTTCTGTTTGCATATGCCCACAACCAAGAAGAGTTTGAGCGGTATGCACACTTTAACCGTGAACTTGGTCTGCCGGTAACGCTGGCAGAGCTTGGTTTAGATGAGAGCCATCTTGATGCACTTGCCACGTTTGCCCAGGATACCAACGAATGGCGCCAGGGACACCCGCAGCCATTTGAGCCGTCTTTGTTCATTGATGCAATTCGTGCAGCAGATGCGTATGGACAAAGCCTTCTGTAG